Proteins co-encoded in one Bacteroidota bacterium genomic window:
- the ccoG gene encoding cytochrome c oxidase accessory protein CcoG — protein sequence MENNKMESDESFRDSIATIDKQGKRVWIYAQKPFGKLYSLRTYASYIYLIIFFSLPFIKINGDPFFLINIMEGKFVLFTMVFWPQDFFLFGLGMMIFVLFVALFTVVFGRVFCGWACPQTIFLEMIFRKIEYWIEGDASYQKKLNNGPWTKEKIRKKITKNVLFFLASFVIANTFLSYIIGIDKLFHIMSEPIQNHLGGFIAIIAFTGIFYGVYVRFREQVCLVVCPYGRLQGVLLDRDSVVVAYDYKRGEQRGKFHKNENRSLGDCIDCHQCVKVCPTGIDIRNGTQLECVNCTACIDVCNHMMESVGLPKNLIRYDSENGIASNQKLRFTGRMKAYTAVLTILIGVEVFLLASRSDVDATIIRARGMLYQEQPDNKISNLYNIKLINKTHHDFPISLKLEDNVGEIKLIGKDLIVKEESQISSEFFVYIDKNKITKRKADYKVGIYSGDKKMKTISISFLSPISR from the coding sequence TGTATGGATATACGCCCAGAAACCTTTCGGAAAGTTATACTCGCTGCGTACCTATGCTAGCTATATTTATTTAATAATATTTTTCTCACTACCCTTCATTAAAATCAACGGTGATCCGTTTTTTCTTATCAATATTATGGAAGGAAAATTTGTGCTTTTTACCATGGTTTTTTGGCCACAGGATTTCTTTCTGTTTGGTTTGGGGATGATGATATTTGTGTTATTTGTAGCATTGTTTACAGTTGTTTTTGGAAGAGTTTTTTGTGGATGGGCATGTCCACAAACAATTTTCCTGGAAATGATTTTTCGTAAAATCGAGTACTGGATTGAAGGCGATGCTTCCTATCAAAAAAAATTAAATAACGGGCCTTGGACAAAAGAGAAAATACGAAAAAAAATCACTAAAAATGTACTTTTTTTCCTCGCTTCATTTGTAATTGCAAATACATTCTTGTCCTACATTATCGGTATCGACAAATTATTTCATATAATGTCCGAACCAATTCAAAATCATCTTGGGGGTTTCATTGCTATTATTGCTTTTACTGGAATATTTTATGGTGTATATGTTCGTTTTCGCGAACAAGTTTGCTTAGTCGTTTGCCCTTACGGAAGATTGCAAGGCGTATTGCTCGATAGAGATTCAGTAGTTGTAGCCTACGATTATAAACGAGGTGAACAACGCGGAAAATTTCACAAAAATGAAAATAGGTCTCTTGGCGATTGTATCGATTGTCACCAATGCGTTAAAGTGTGTCCAACTGGCATAGATATTCGAAATGGAACTCAATTGGAATGTGTGAATTGTACCGCTTGTATAGATGTTTGCAACCATATGATGGAAAGTGTTGGCTTGCCTAAAAATTTAATACGATACGATTCAGAAAACGGGATTGCTTCAAATCAAAAATTGCGTTTCACAGGACGTATGAAAGCATACACAGCAGTGTTAACTATTTTGATAGGAGTTGAAGTTTTTTTACTTGCCAGCAGAAGCGATGTGGATGCTACAATTATTAGAGCAAGAGGAATGTTGTATCAAGAACAACCGGATAATAAAATAAGCAATTTGTACAACATTAAGTTGATTAACAAAACACACCACGATTTTCCGATTTCTCTTAAATTGGAGGATAATGTTGGAGAAATTAAACTCATTGGAAAAGACTTAATAGTAAAAGAGGAATCTCAAATTAGCAGTGAGTTTTTTGTTTATATCGACAAGAATAAAATTACAAAAAGAAAAGCCGATTATAAGGTTGGAATCTATTCTGGAGATAAAAAAATGAAGACAATTTCAATTAGTTTTTTAAGTCCAATTTCACGTTAA
- a CDS encoding FixH family protein has protein sequence MNWGKKIAILYIGFICMIGLLVYKSSAERVDLVSPDYYAQELKFQDKINQMNNMNLISGKLEYQAKNNIITINYPKSWQEFPATGEIKFYRPSNSKLDFSTSLKIDSTGVQQIQNAQFERGIYTMQIGFTQQGKKYYMEQQVFMN, from the coding sequence ATGAACTGGGGAAAAAAAATTGCCATTTTGTATATTGGGTTCATTTGTATGATAGGCCTTTTGGTTTATAAATCAAGTGCCGAAAGAGTTGATTTAGTGAGCCCCGATTACTATGCACAAGAACTGAAGTTTCAAGATAAAATAAATCAGATGAACAATATGAATCTGATCTCAGGCAAGTTAGAGTATCAAGCAAAAAATAATATCATTACCATCAATTATCCGAAAAGCTGGCAAGAGTTTCCTGCTACTGGCGAAATTAAATTTTATCGGCCATCAAATTCAAAACTCGATTTTTCCACATCGTTAAAAATTGATAGTACCGGAGTACAACAAATTCAAAATGCCCAATTTGAACGCGGAATTTATACCATGCAAATTGGCTTTACACAGCAAGGCAAGAAATATTACATGGAGCAACAAGTTTTTATGAATTAG